Genomic window (Magnolia sinica isolate HGM2019 chromosome 10, MsV1, whole genome shotgun sequence):
GTGTCTCATATCCATATTTGATATCTCCAAAATATGCACCAAATATTAGGGAAATAGACCTTGTCTTGGTGAAGCCTCAATATTAAAGAAATCTCTGAATATGGGTGAACAATTGTTAAAGCCACGTCAGCAATGGAGTACATTTAACAGCAtaccatgataaaaaaaataaatttaaaaattttaaaaaaagaagaaggtataATCGTTCTTTCTAAGCTGATTACACAAGAGGATTCGACAAGGATAATTTGTTATTCTCTCTTCGTTGTAAAGAAGGCTATATAAAGAGGATGCAGATATGAAGAAAAGCATCCTCGATCATCAACCCTGAAATCAAACCTGAAATCCTGCACATGAAGCCGAATTAATCCACTGCGATGTTGTTTATCTTAGACTAGGATTAGCCCATCCACCGCTCATCAACCGTGGACCCTTTGGATAATAGTTCTCAGTCTATCCTTGCGATCACATTGAACCAACTCATAGTTGTATCCAGTAATTGTAATACCCTTCCATCTGTGCTAGCACGCCAGATCTGAATGAAGGCCTAGTCTTGTAATTTGTCCACCTACTCTTATACGCTAGGTTGTTTGTAGTTGTAGCTCTTGGAATTGCCTTTGCCCCGCTTATCAACACACTGTTCCACGAAGCACCTTGCTGCTTTCAACCAAATTTGTGATCCCATTTTCAATGGTAAGTCACACACATTTCCACATCCATCCCTTGGATCTGTCTATATTAACCACACAATTGATGCATATTCATAAAGTCCTTGATTATCAAAGCAAGGAGCTCATAATTAGAGGAAGAGCCCTAACCTCCGAAAATCGTTTGGTTAACGAGCACATTTTGAATAAACATATGACCTATTGGTTTTGCGACCAAAAGCATCACTCTATCTCGATGCCAGGAGTCAACAGTGATCACGGTTTGAATCAAACTCAACCGATTTTGGCAAGCCCACGAAGCAGCACACATATCTCATGTGGCTGAAAATCGCTGCCAAAAATCACACCCAATGCCCTGCTTGGTAGCTATGATCCAGGTTGCATTCTATCAAAATCCAATGGACAGTCCGTTCATCAGACATACAGACCCACTGTTTATTTGAGCCACACCTGATGAGAGAGAGAAGTTTAAACCTTTGATGAACGATCATCAGCTCAATGTAAATGTCTACTCATGGCCCATCACGCAATTTCAACCATCCGATTAACTCTCAAGATACGGAACTGGGATTAGATGCCTGCTAAGTTAACTCTATTAACATACACTTTTTGTCGGCTCTTTATATTTATATATCATTGATTGACTCAAGTATTTTTTAGTCCTTTGGCCCTATTACCTTTTCAACTTACGTATTTGTCTCCTCTTGTTGTCTCTCTGGACCACTTCATACAACCGGCCGACTTGTATTAAAATGATGGAAGGTCACTAGTCCCCCACGAGTGTAGGGGCCGGCTACATGTGTAAAACATCCAACCTGCTTGTCAGGTGGTCCTGACCTTGTACTTTCTCTGCAGGCATCAAGTTCAagctggtccactcattaggCGGGCCTCAATGTAAGAAACTGAGCGCCATAGTTCCATTATATCTTATGCTCTTTCCAACTTGATGAGTGAAACTGCGTGGGGTTGTTTTGGAGCCGGCTCAAAAATCATTTTCTGGGCatgaaaaaagaagggaaaaaaataataataacaactgtTTCCTGGGAAACCATTTCCTCAAAAATGAGTTCTTAGAATTTTGAAGATATGTTGTTTACAGTTGTTTTTTAGGTCACAGAATACTATGATTGGACCAACTTTGGCTCAgttcactcgaaaatcatatctTAGGAGATGAATTTTGCTATTATTACCATCCAAACACGAtaataagagctttttttttttttttttttgttgttgctttatgaatttatgttggTGTTTAGGCTCTATATTGCAATTTACTTTTTAAGTTGTAGCTAAAAGAGACAATTTCACATTTAGGTTGCTTGCTCATAACAAATACCGggagaaattttgaagaaaatcaaTCCAACTTTCAAGAAAGTTAATCTTCATGGTGAGGACTATTTTTTAAGGCATGTGCCTTTATGTCATATTCGCATGTATTGAATAGATGGGTTAGATCAAAACCGTTTGTTTGATGGTTTGAATAGTAAGTGGGGCATGTTCCAAAAATTCACTGTGTTTTTGGACCATTAGAACATCTATTACTtgacataaaaagaaaaaataataataataataacgaatACAAGTCTCCGCCTGTTTAATAGATGGTTAGGGTTGCTCCACCGATAATAATCTCGTTTAATAGCCAATCGATGGTGTGACCCATAGAATGAATGGTTTAGGTCATCATACGCATGTACCACATGTTTCATTCAGAACCTATACAAAGGAAGGCAGAGAGTCTCTGCCTCTCGCAATCTCATTGGTCCACCTCACCGCTCCTGCCATGTAGGACTAGCCCATCTGTTTCCgtttcatattaaaaaaaaaaaaaagaaaagaaaaaacgaaaATCTCTCTGCCGTCTTCCCTAACGGCAATGGCACCACTAACGGCGCTTTCCATTTCCGGTTCCGGAGATTTTTCAGAGATTTCTTCTTCTCtcatttctaatttcaaattcttttcttttatagATGGATTTCATCAAAGCGGAAGAAAAACAGGGGTTTTTCCTTTTGACGATCGGAGGCCCTCTTTCCCCAATCTCTCACAATCCCTCTCGCCCATTTTCCACCGGGCAGCCGATAGTCGATTTCTACTATTTCGTCTATTCATCCATCGAAGATCCACCCCACCTCAcaggtattttaattttaaatttttattttttacagattatttattttatatattttatcctccattcaaaatcctttttcttttcccaagGCTATAGAAAATGACATATTTTACTTACTGGTATAAGCGATCATCGTATGATCTGCCTCCAATGCCTGcagtatatctttttttttttttttttctaatgcagATTATTAAATGAGGAACATTGGATGTTGTTTTTGAATTGCCTGTATGCATGTAGACTAATAGGAGATTTTCAGGATTCTTCCTATGGCGAATCCGAATTTTTAATGTTTTAAGTTGTTTCCACTTATGCATTGTTTCCACTTAATGTGATATAAAGATAGGTAACGTGGTTGGTGATAGATTtcttctgtttttatttttatggttttATATTGATGATGATAGATTGATTTCTATGGCACATGTACGTTCTAAGTATGTCTTGTTTGTTTACCCTTATCTGAAATGAGTTGAGCACTCCTCTCGTTTGGTAGACAGCCTGAAAATGAGTTTAGCACTCCTCTCCCTCCAATATTAGTGGACATGAATCTAAAAGATCCATATCGAAATGGGTATTTGAAATTTGTATATTGAAATCCTAAAGCCCATTTTGAGGAGCATTAGACAAATAATCTGGATCACTAAACAAGGGGACCCACAAGTATCTAAATAAAAGCATTAGGACCACTAGtcccatttattttttttatacatgcaGCCCAGCAGATTCCTGAAACAGTGTTTTTGACCCATCTACACAGGAAGCTAGCTTGATGACAATACATGTTTATGGTCAAGCACAATGCCAAATCCCCATGTAATAAACATCCCTAACTACATATCTCCCTCAGCTAAAAGTACGAATCTAAAAGTTCCTGGGCGGAGCCTATGGATTTTGAATTCTTCCAGGGcctattcaaaaatttgattttgtCTACATtaaacccagcccattgacatccCTATGAGTAACAAACTTGCATGGTTATGTATCTATTTagaaatttgaaaatattttagatCTTGAATTAAATCAAAGAGAAACATTAATACTTTATATGAGTGATATAAAAGTAATTAACATTAAACTGAGTTATGAGTCCTTGATGGACAAATATTTACGATTGTTTGATTATATGAATATGGGGACATTATTTAGACTGTTAGTTTTGACATTTCCACCACTGTTAGTTTTAGCTTTGGCCTTAGCTTTAGCTACAAGATATTGACATTTCCACCACTGTTAGTTTTGATGTTATTTTGCCACTATACAATAATTTGCAATCAGAACTAAAAATTAATATGCCATGTGTATGCATAAATTGATTAGATTATTGTTGTAAAGTAGGTCATTTATTTTCAAACACTATTTTTGCCTTTCAGGTCAATGGAAAGTATAAATTTCTTCAAATCATGCACACCACGTGAGGTGGAGGACACGTCTCAATCATAACCTCATATAGACATTGAATTAGAAATGGATATAAATGAATTAAGAAGTTCTAATTCATCTAGAGGTGATTTAGGTAAGTATGAAAGTGTATCGAATCTGAAAATTAGTATAGAATTTGAAACAGAGAAAGATGCATACGAGTTTTACAATAGTTATGGATACAAAGTCGGTTTTAGTGTTCGGATTAATATTAAAAGTATAGACCGCAAGACGAGAGAagtgaaaatgagaaattttgTCTGCTCTAGAGAAGGTAAACGATCATTTGATAAACGTAATGTAAATGTAAAGCAACACCGTAATGAAACAAGAACATGTTGTAAGGCATACATGATCATTAGGTTGAAAGTTAATGGtaaatattaaattattaattttaatAGTGATCATAATCATATACTTGCTTCTCCAGAAGAATCACATTTACTAAAATCACAACAAATTAAAACTTTCTATAGCTCAAGTAATGGTAGCTGATGACTGTGATAGATCCAGTATAAAACTAAAATCAATATTTAATTTAATGAGCAGACAAGCTAGTGGTTGATAATATATTGGACATAATATGGTATATTACAAGAATTACTTACGGAAAAAAAGGCTGAATGCAATAAAACAATTTAATGCTGGGGGTCTActgcaatttttcaaaacaaagcAAGTTGAAGATCTAAAGTTCTTTTACTCTATTCAAATTGATTATAAAGATTGTATGACCAATATTTTTTGGATAAATGGAAGAATGATTTTAAATTACGATCGTTTTGGAGATGTGATTTATTTTGACACGACGTATAGAACAAATGAGTATGGATAGCCATTTGCACCATTTCTTAGTGTTAATCATCATAgacaaacaaatttttttttaggcGTACTTTTATACGATGAAGCCATTGATTTTTCAGATTGTTGTTTAAAACCTTTTGTGATGTAATGTTTGGAAGAATGCCTCAAACCATTCTCACATATCAGGATAAGGCGATGTCAAGTGCAATTAAAACGAAATTAACAATAACAGTTCACTGTATTTATGTATGACATATGTTTCAAAATGCGTGCAAACATCTAAGTCATTTATTTAATTCTTCTCAATTTTTTGATAACAATTTTAGTAGATGTGTCTATGATTTTGATAATGAGGGTGAATTCCACCATGCATGGGAAAAAATGATTTAGAAATATGATCTTACAAATAATACATGGTTGCAACAATTATTTAATGAAAAAGAGAAGTGGGCATTAGTGTATAGAAAAAATGTATTTTGTGCTGATATGAAAAGCACACAACGTTGCGAAAGTTTGAACAAAGAGTTGAAGAGATACTTATATCTAGGGCAAAATATTCTCAGATTTTTTGAACACTTCGAATGATTGGTGGATGATAGAAGGAACGCCGAATTAGAAGCAAATTTCAAAACGATACAAAGTTCATCAACTGTGTTGTTTCCTATTAATatcttggagcatgcagctagtGTCTACACAACGAGCATTTTTAAATTATTCCAGTCTGAGTATATCAACAGTCTTGGTCAAACTgttgaaaaattagaagagtCTGGGATGATGATTAAATACCAAGTACGTGAAAGTAAAAAGCATAGACTCCACATCATTACCGTGAACTCAACAGATGAATTTATTGAATGCAGTTACAGAAAGTTTGAATTTATGGGTATTTTATGTTCCCACACATTAAAAGCAACAAATCATACCCTCACAAGACTGCTAGCGAGATACATCTTAAAGAGGTGAACCAAAGAAGCTACTTCCATTTCCTTTCCATTGGTTAATAGAGATTGTGGCTTGGATGGAGACTCTAAGAAACTACGTTCTTATCGTTATAATAGCTTGATTTCCAACTTTGTTAAGTTGTCATCAATGGGTTGTGAAAGTGAAGAGTCATTTCAATGTGCTACTAAATATTCTGAGTTGATGCATCAAGAAATGcaaaaaatatttaaagaaaAAGCAAAATTAAAAGGAATATCTTCCATTGAAGATTGTTGCAATAATAACGAGAGTTATAGAGAGGATGATTGTGTAATTGTAAATGTTGACAATGCACAGTTGAAAGACAAAATCATTGAGATAAAAAAAGAAGCTCACGAAACAAGAATGAGGAATCTCAATGACTTTAACAAAGAAGATCGTGTAATTAAAAGAAAAGGAGCTGAAATTGATGAAGGTAAAGAAGAAGCTTATAAAATCAAGAGAAAAGAGCAATGTCGTGGTAGACGTAGATTTAAGAATTGTTTGGAAAAGGCAAAAACAAAGAAACGCCAAAAGAAATTGCAGAAAAGTGAACCAATGCTATACCCTACTAATGAAGATCTCAGAGATGCGTCAGATCCAATCCATTATCATACATGTCTCACAAAGGTACGTTGTAACTATCTTGATTTAATGtataaatttaaatattttaaaatcaattaaacaattaaatgataaatttatatttatttgtgaacttgattttcatgttgttAGTTGTATTAGGGATACAATGGTGTTTGTTTGGATCCCGTGACTATGTACTTTCAATCAGCGTTATCTCATTCCGTCATTCAACCACATCAATCCGTGCAGGACCATCTCCAACCCTCGATTCACTTTCCTAATAATTTAAGTTTCACTCAATTACTTAAGGTAAGGAATTGCATTtatgataaatttaaataatGTATATTAATTCTCTTATATTTTTATGATACTAACTTCGATTCATGGAATGATTAATATGCAGAATACTACAAATTACGCAGCATTCCAACATCCTGTGGCAGGTTGCAGTAGTAGTTCAATAATTGGAAGAGAAGGACAACAACCATAAAGGTTTTGTACTATTATGTAATGATGATGGTTGTTAGAGAGGAATAAAAACCATAAAGCTTTTGTGGGTTTTGCCTCTTGTTGGGCTGGTGATGATGAGATGGGCTTCTGGTTTTTAAAGAGTTGAATGTGATTGAGATTTCATATGTGGAAACTTATGGTGTTGCAATCAGgcttttgatgatgggccccactctTCTTCAAGGAGCTGTTGCAAGAGGAGATGTTATAGTGCATTTCGATGTTTAGATTTTATTAGCCTTGGCCTATTTTGgtgaactctttttttttttttctttatccatCCCATGGATTGTTGATACTgggttttttgtgtgtgtgtgtgtgtgtgtgtgatatttgCTAATGGCAATGATTTTAGATAGTCATGAAGTGATTGTTTTAATCCCTTTTTTTAGGaccatttgatttaaaaatttatCCCTTATGTCttagtggcccatctaatgaattGACAGCTTGATTTTTCCCAACCAGGTCATCTTTGTGGCTGGAGCATCAGGTGCACTTCCCTGATGTCTCCCATGGTGCAAAACAGCAGAATGTCttagtggcccatctaatgaattGACAGCCTGATTTTTCCCAACCAGGTCATCTTTGTGGCTGGAGCATCAGGTGCACTTCCCAGATGTCTCCCATGGTGCAAAACAGCAGAATGTCTTAGTAGATTCTGAAAACTGACTGTTCCCGGTCATGGCCTACTTCCAGCTTCGAAGGCATGAGCTTAATAATCTTCCCAGACACTTCCATGGAGAATCGTATGGAACATAACTGCCACATGTCTTGAGCTTTGTTTTCCTCTAAACAAAGGAGACATCTCTTTATTTATGTTATGCTTCGGTGCAATGGGATTTGCTTATTAGAAGTAGTTCTGGAAATATCAAATTaagcgtttttttttttctcctgttttcttttgaatgcCTAAGCTTGTACTCCTTGCTTTCATATAGGTCTTAGCAAATGAAGTAAACATCGGGTATGAGGATATGGGCAATCAGCAGGCAAGTGATCTCTCCTGCTCCCTACTGAATTTTGATGTCTCCATCCAGGGCAGTATATGATATATCATTACTTACAATCTACAGGTTCTGAAGTTTAATGGGACTCGGATCAGAAATATATGGCACCTAGCACATCTTGTTGACTGTAAGCGCTCTGCTGACTGTTATTTGTCCTGGAACTATA
Coding sequences:
- the LOC131217035 gene encoding uncharacterized protein LOC131217035 codes for the protein MGCESEESFQCATKYSELMHQEMQKIFKEKAKLKGISSIEDCCNNNESYREDDCVIVNVDNAQLKDKIIEIKKEAHETRMRNLNDFNKEDRVIKRKGAEIDEGKEEAYKIKRKEQCRGRRRFKNCLEKAKTKKRQKKLQKSEPMLYPTNEDLRDASDPIHYHTCLTKGYNGVCLDPVTMYFQSALSHSVIQPHQSVQDHLQPSIHFPNNLSFTQLLKNTTNYAAFQHPVAGCSSSSIIGREGQQP